The segment GTGCGGATGCTTCCCGGAGGACGTCCGAGTCGACGTGAGCGAGAACCACCGTGACCTCCGCGCCTCGGTCGGCCGCAGCCGTGGCGACGGCGATCCCCTGTTTTCCGCTGGAGCGATTTCCGATGTAGCGGACCGGGTCGATCGGTTCTCGCGTCCCGCCCGCCGTCACCAGAACACGGACGCCGTCGAGGGATTTCGCTCGGGTTCCTTCCGGATCCTCGCCGGCGAGCAGCCCGGCGACATAGGCGTGGATGGCGTCGGGTTCCGACATCCGCCCTGGTCCGACATCACCCCCTGTGAGCGCCCCGCTGTCGGGGCCGATGACGTGCACGCCGCGGGCGCGCAGCACCTCGACGTTCTGCGTCGTCGCCGGGTGGCGCCACATCTCGGTGTGCATGGCCGGCGCGACGACGACCGGCGCCGTGGTGGCCAGTAGGCTCGTTCCCAGCAGGTCGTCGGCCAGACCCGCGGCGAACTTCGCGAGGAAGTTGGCGGTCGCGGGCGCCACGACGATGAGATCGGCCTGCTGGCCGAGCGCGACGTGTCTCACCTGGGCGACGTCGTCGTGTACCGAGGTGGTGACGGGGTGACGGCTGATGGCTTCCCACGTGGGACGACCGACGAAGCGGAGCGCATCCTCGGTCGGGATGACGTGCACCTCATGACCGTCGAGGACGAGTGCCCGCACGAGGTGGACGGTCTTGTACGCGGCGATGCCGCCGGTGACCCCCACGAGGACGAACATGGCTCGAGTCTGGCACGCCTGACCGGAGGCATCGCATGTGCACGGTGATCATCTCGGTCCCCGAGACGTCAGGCGGCGGGGCGGTGCGCCTCCTCGCCGTCCGCGATGAAGACCCCGATCGGCCGTGGAACCGGCTGGGGCCCTGGTGGGACGACGCCTATGAGGGCGTCGTCGGGATACGCGACGTCCGGGCGGGCGGCGCGTGGATGGCGGCGGACCCGGTCGCTCGCCGCGTCGCCGTGCTCCTGAACCGCCATGACCTCTCCGATCGTCCGGACAGCGCGGTGCACACCCGGGGATCGGTCGCACTGGAGTCTGTGGCCGGCCGCTCACCGGCGGGGGCGCCGATGACCCGTGGCTTCAATCTCGTCGAAGTCACCGGCCGCCGCGCGCGCGTCGTGTCGTGGGACGGACTGATCCTCTCGGCGACCGAGCTCGCTACCGGCGTCCACATGGTCGCGCACGACGACGTCGACGACCAGCGCTCACCGCGCATCGCACGGTGGCTCGCGGATTTCCGCGCCGCTTCTCCCGACGAATGGATGACGGTCCTCGACCGTTCTGCCGAGCTCGACCCTGCCGACCCGGCGGCGATCATCCGAAGGGACAGCTACGAGGGCATCCGCTCGTACTCACTGGTCGTCGTGTCGGCGGTGGTCGACGATGACGGTGTCGACGTTCACGATGCGCCCCTTGCCGACCCGGGTCACTGGCCGCCTATCGCAGGATCATGACGGTGCCGTCACCGCACCGCGCGCGCCGGCGGAGGACTCCTCCGCAGCCAGCCGATCGGCGGGGGTGACGCCGAACACGCGGTGCACCGCGGCGTCGAACACGCGGTCGGGCAGCAGCCAGCGCGCGAACACGATCGCTTTCGCAGCGAAGGGCACGGTGTAGCGGATCCGCGGCTTCGCGGCATCCACGGCCCGCCCGATCGCCTCGGCGACGACTGCCGGACCCGCCGCACTCTCCGTGTCTGCCGCGGTCAGCGCCCGCACGAGCGCGTGCGCCTGGGGTCCGTACGCGGTCTCGCCCGAGACCTCGAGGGCGCTCCGCCGCGAGATCTCGTTCCACTCGGTACGGATCGCCCCGGGCCGGATGAGCACCACCCGCACCCCGTGCGGCTCGACCTCGACTCGCAGGGAGTTGCTCAGCCCCTCCACGGCGTACTTCGTCGCGTGGTACCAGGCGCCCAGCGGCTCGTAGATGCGTCCGCCGATCGAGGAGATGTTGACGATCGTGCCGCGGCGTTGGCGGCGCATCGTCGGCAGCACCAGCTGGGTGAGTCGCGCGAGGCCGAAGATGTTCACCTCGAACTGGCGTCGGGCCTCGTCGATCGGCACGTCTTCGACGGCGCCGTAGGAGCCGTATCCGGCGTTGTTGACCAGCACGTCGATGCGTCCCTGATCGTTGAGGATGCCGGTGACGGCCGCCGTCATGGACTCGTCGTCGGTGACATCCAGATGGATGACGCGGGCGCCGTGATCGGCGAGGTGGGCCATGCGCTCCACCCGCCGTGCCCCGGCATAGACGACGAACCCGCGGCTGATCAGTTCGAGGACGGTGGCCTCTCCGATTCCCGAGGATGCTCCGGTGACCAAGGCGACGCGTGAATCCATAGGGAACACACAACCAGGTGCTCCTGCATGTCTCCTCCGCGGATCTGGTGCGTTTGCCTAGCTGACAACGCCCCGTCAGCAGCCTCCTGAGCCCGCGGCATCCGTCTCCTCGGGAGCGCCCTCCGCACCCGCGCCGTCCGCACCCGCGAGCTCCGCGACCATCGCCTCTGCGGCGGGCCAGTACGGCGCGTAGTGGTCGGGCTCGGCGTTGATCTGCGTGCGGTGGGCGACGAGCGTCGGCTCCATCGCCAGGCGCTCGGGCTCGGGCACCTCCTCGAGCATCGCCCGGTAGAACATCGTCGCCGCGGTGTACGGATCCATGCGCGCGTCGCGCGGACCCCACTCGTCCTGCTGCTGGAAGAGGCCGACCGAGGTCGTGGGGCTGCCGTCGGGGTTTCGCACTCCGCTGGTCTCCCAGTCGCCGTAGTCGAGATTCTCGAGCGACGACTCGCCCATCGCGGTCATCACGGCAATGGTCTGGTCGCGCTCCGAGAGCCCCAGATCCTGTCCCGCCCGGATGACGGTGGCGGCGTTCTCGCGCTGCTCAGCGGTCCACGTGCGGCACTCGGGGGCGCTCTCGCGGGGCGAGAACAGCACCACGACGGCGATCGCGGCGACGACCGCGACGGTGACCAGACCTGCGAGCACGGTCTGGATTCGGGAT is part of the Microbacterium sp. ET2 genome and harbors:
- the coaBC gene encoding bifunctional phosphopantothenoylcysteine decarboxylase/phosphopantothenate--cysteine ligase CoaBC; this encodes MFVLVGVTGGIAAYKTVHLVRALVLDGHEVHVIPTEDALRFVGRPTWEAISRHPVTTSVHDDVAQVRHVALGQQADLIVVAPATANFLAKFAAGLADDLLGTSLLATTAPVVVAPAMHTEMWRHPATTQNVEVLRARGVHVIGPDSGALTGGDVGPGRMSEPDAIHAYVAGLLAGEDPEGTRAKSLDGVRVLVTAGGTREPIDPVRYIGNRSSGKQGIAVATAAADRGAEVTVVLAHVDSDVLREASAHRSITLERAGTAAELGDAVARLAPSADVIVMAAAVADYRVEDASETKISKDSTDGALHLTLVETADVLAATTAARRTGQTIVGFAAETEPDPDIRIERARRKRERKGVDILALNEVGWTKGFESTDNTLSLIGADGAVLATVSGTKRETAEALWDAVLAVRGT
- a CDS encoding NRDE family protein, which translates into the protein MCTVIISVPETSGGGAVRLLAVRDEDPDRPWNRLGPWWDDAYEGVVGIRDVRAGGAWMAADPVARRVAVLLNRHDLSDRPDSAVHTRGSVALESVAGRSPAGAPMTRGFNLVEVTGRRARVVSWDGLILSATELATGVHMVAHDDVDDQRSPRIARWLADFRAASPDEWMTVLDRSAELDPADPAAIIRRDSYEGIRSYSLVVVSAVVDDDGVDVHDAPLADPGHWPPIAGS
- a CDS encoding oxidoreductase, coding for MDSRVALVTGASSGIGEATVLELISRGFVVYAGARRVERMAHLADHGARVIHLDVTDDESMTAAVTGILNDQGRIDVLVNNAGYGSYGAVEDVPIDEARRQFEVNIFGLARLTQLVLPTMRRQRRGTIVNISSIGGRIYEPLGAWYHATKYAVEGLSNSLRVEVEPHGVRVVLIRPGAIRTEWNEISRRSALEVSGETAYGPQAHALVRALTAADTESAAGPAVVAEAIGRAVDAAKPRIRYTVPFAAKAIVFARWLLPDRVFDAAVHRVFGVTPADRLAAEESSAGARGAVTAPS
- a CDS encoding peptidase M23, encoding MRSSAASRIQTVLAGLVTVAVVAAIAVVVLFSPRESAPECRTWTAEQRENAATVIRAGQDLGLSERDQTIAVMTAMGESSLENLDYGDWETSGVRNPDGSPTTSVGLFQQQDEWGPRDARMDPYTAATMFYRAMLEEVPEPERLAMEPTLVAHRTQINAEPDHYAPYWPAAEAMVAELAGADGAGAEGAPEETDAAGSGGC